The Budorcas taxicolor isolate Tak-1 chromosome 20, Takin1.1, whole genome shotgun sequence genome window below encodes:
- the EFCAB9 gene encoding EF-hand calcium-binding domain-containing protein 9 encodes MKLKQGSFLWYLYLDKLYCLLSVRNVKALVEYFHLLDVHRKKTLNDVLFYHFLHHVTDLTRNQITVVFNMLDWNAVGEIGFDQFYMLVCILLAQENHLEEQFIFRHSRPVFELLDLDGELKIGPDNLHMYNFLFNIKKQQLRDLYYNFDITGDRLLNYKEFKLFTIFSMDKYQESQKAEKEKKKEKALLKKKLSQVNQSQRESLLGLKPFESINLRDKFGDWRNAARFRYTKGFLRIHHVITGPSIQSA; translated from the exons ATGAAACTGAAGCAGGGATCGTTTCTGTGGTACCTTTACCTGGACAAACTGTATTGCTTATTATCCGTGAGAAATGTGAAGGCATTGGTGGAATACTTTCACCTTCTTGACGTGCACCGCAAGAAAACCTTGAATG ATGTGCTGTTTTACCACTTCCTTCATCACGTGACTGACTTGACACGGAACCAGATCACAGTTGTGTTCAACATGCTGGACTGGAACGCGGTGGGTGAGATTGGTTTCGACCAGTTCTACATGCTGGTGTGTATACTGCTGGCGCAAGAG AATCATTTGGAAGAGCAATTTATCTTCCGCCATTCCCGGCCTGTTTTTGAGTTGCTTGACCTGGATGGGGAGCTGAAAATTGGCCCAGACAACTTGCACATGTACAACTTTCtctttaatattaaaaagcagcaactCAGAGACCTCTACTATAACTTCGACATCACAGGTGACCGC CTTCTTAATTACAAGGAATTCAAGCTGTTTACTATCTTCTCCATGGACAAATATCAGGAGAGtcagaaagcagagaaagagaagaagaaagagaaagctttACTCAAAAAGAAACTGTCACAAGTTAACCAGAGCCAGAGAGAGAGTCTTCTTGGACTAAAACCATTTGAAAGTATAA ATTTGAGGGACAAGTTTGGCGACTGGAGGAATGCAGCCCGTTTCCGATACACCAAGGGTTTCTTAAGGATACACCACGTAATAACTGGCCCCAGCATTCAGAGTGCTTAA